The following are from one region of the Streptomyces rubrogriseus genome:
- the mshD gene encoding mycothiol synthase has protein sequence MTSDDTVRPGRPRSIETLAELTPEQTDAVLALLTEAARTDGQHAVSEQGRLQLRGPAREGVVHLLLTLDGGELVGYAQLEGTDPVEPPAAELVVHPSHRGQGHGRALGSALLAASGKRLRIWAHGGHSAARHLAQVLGLSLFRELRQLRRPLTGLDLPEPRLPEGVSVRTFVPGRDDAAWLAVNAAAFAHHPEQGSLTQRDLDDRKAEPWFDPAGFFLAERDGELIGFHWTKVHAEEGLGEVYVLGIRPDTQGGGLGKALTTIGLRHLEGQGLPTAMLYVDADNKAAVAVYERLGFVTHETDLMYRTET, from the coding sequence ATGACCAGCGACGACACCGTGCGGCCCGGCCGCCCCCGCTCGATCGAGACCCTCGCCGAACTCACGCCGGAGCAGACCGACGCCGTCCTCGCCCTGCTCACCGAGGCGGCCCGGACCGACGGTCAGCACGCCGTGTCCGAGCAGGGCCGGCTGCAACTGCGCGGCCCCGCCCGGGAGGGCGTCGTACACCTCCTGCTCACCTTGGACGGCGGTGAACTCGTCGGCTACGCCCAGCTGGAGGGCACCGACCCGGTCGAGCCGCCGGCCGCCGAGCTGGTCGTCCATCCCTCGCACCGGGGCCAGGGACACGGGCGGGCCCTGGGCTCCGCGCTGCTCGCCGCCTCCGGCAAGCGGCTGCGGATCTGGGCCCACGGCGGGCACTCCGCGGCCCGGCACCTCGCACAGGTGCTGGGGCTCTCCCTCTTCCGCGAACTGCGCCAGCTGCGCCGCCCGTTGACCGGCCTTGACCTGCCGGAGCCGCGGCTGCCCGAGGGCGTGAGCGTGCGCACCTTCGTGCCCGGCCGGGACGACGCGGCCTGGCTCGCCGTGAACGCGGCCGCGTTCGCCCACCACCCCGAACAGGGCTCGCTCACCCAGCGCGACCTCGACGACCGCAAGGCGGAGCCGTGGTTCGACCCGGCGGGATTCTTCCTCGCCGAACGGGACGGCGAACTGATCGGCTTCCACTGGACCAAGGTGCACGCCGAGGAGGGGCTCGGCGAGGTGTACGTCCTCGGCATCCGCCCCGACACCCAGGGCGGCGGCCTGGGCAAGGCCCTGACCACCATCGGCCTGCGCCACCTGGAGGGGCAGGGCCTGCCCACCGCGATGCTGTACGTCGACGCCGACAACAAGGCGGCGGTGGCCGTCTACGAGCGCCTCGGCTTCGTCACCCACGAGACGGACCTGATGTACCGCACGGAGACCTGA
- a CDS encoding RidA family protein, giving the protein MTTHDVFRFDVPAEDDFGYSQAIRSGELVHVSGQLAFDEAGEFPDGGDFAAQLRRTHANMDRVLDHYGATRDQIVSQTQYVVDLRQHAAAVARGNLAYFGEHRPASTVLGVTELTLPGQVVEIGFVIDLRLPA; this is encoded by the coding sequence ATGACCACCCACGATGTCTTCCGCTTCGACGTGCCGGCCGAGGACGACTTCGGCTACTCCCAGGCGATCAGGTCGGGCGAGCTGGTCCACGTCTCCGGGCAGCTCGCGTTCGACGAGGCGGGTGAGTTCCCGGACGGGGGCGACTTCGCCGCCCAGCTCCGGCGCACCCACGCCAACATGGACCGGGTCCTGGACCACTACGGAGCCACCCGCGACCAGATCGTGTCGCAGACCCAGTACGTGGTGGACCTGCGGCAGCACGCCGCCGCGGTGGCGCGGGGCAACCTGGCGTACTTCGGCGAGCACCGCCCGGCCAGCACGGTCCTGGGCGTGACCGAGCTGACCCTGCCCGGTCAGGTCGTCGAGATCGGCTTCGTCATCGATCTCCGGCTGCCTGCCTGA
- a CDS encoding winged helix-turn-helix transcriptional regulator codes for MVTKQLLNGLPEDADLRRADSLAREIFSDVANKWALLIIEALGERTLRFSEVRGEVEGISHKMLTQNLRMLERNGLVHRTVHPTVPPKVEYTLTEPGRALRATVDLICEWTQSHLGHIEGARERFDA; via the coding sequence ATGGTGACCAAGCAACTGCTCAACGGCCTGCCCGAGGACGCGGACCTGCGGCGCGCGGACTCCCTGGCGCGGGAGATCTTCTCGGACGTCGCCAACAAGTGGGCGCTCCTGATCATCGAGGCGCTCGGCGAGCGCACCCTGCGCTTCAGCGAGGTGCGCGGCGAGGTGGAGGGCATCAGCCACAAGATGCTCACCCAGAACCTGCGGATGCTGGAGCGCAACGGCCTGGTCCACCGCACGGTGCATCCGACCGTGCCGCCGAAGGTCGAGTACACCCTCACCGAGCCGGGCCGCGCCCTGCGCGCCACGGTCGACCTGATCTGCGAATGGACCCAGAGCCACCTCGGCCACATCGAGGGAGCCCGGGAGCGTTTCGACGCCTGA
- a CDS encoding ABC transporter, with amino-acid sequence MRGMTAARGALTVDLAGSLWRTLPWRALAAAGALGLLVAGAPLVTGAEPAPWQTLLLLRGTALIGAVGLAFLLDDPARHLTTPVPTPRPARQALRVALVAPLAALWWTAVLLLTPSASRPPAGGITLEALAVGALALAIAALAVRLTDEARPGPYAAASLLLTAVLAPLLAPEGWALFVQASDPRWSVGHDRWAVLAAAVALVGAVCGPEPLGRKAGR; translated from the coding sequence GTGCGAGGAATGACGGCGGCCCGGGGAGCGCTCACGGTGGACCTGGCCGGATCGCTGTGGCGCACGCTGCCCTGGCGGGCCCTGGCCGCGGCGGGGGCCCTCGGCCTGCTGGTCGCCGGCGCCCCTCTCGTCACCGGGGCCGAACCGGCCCCCTGGCAGACGCTGTTGCTGCTGCGGGGCACCGCCCTGATCGGCGCGGTGGGCCTGGCCTTCCTGCTGGACGACCCGGCCCGCCACCTCACCACGCCCGTGCCGACCCCGAGACCCGCCCGGCAGGCGCTGCGGGTGGCCCTGGTCGCGCCGCTCGCCGCGCTGTGGTGGACGGCCGTACTGCTCCTGACCCCCTCGGCGTCCCGGCCCCCGGCCGGTGGAATCACCCTGGAGGCGCTGGCGGTGGGCGCCCTCGCCCTCGCCATCGCCGCCCTGGCCGTACGGCTGACGGACGAGGCGCGTCCGGGGCCGTACGCCGCCGCGTCCCTGCTGCTCACGGCCGTCCTCGCGCCCCTGCTCGCGCCGGAGGGCTGGGCGCTGTTCGTCCAGGCGAGCGACCCGCGCTGGTCCGTCGGGCACGACCGGTGGGCGGTGCTGGCGGCGGCGGTGGCCCTGGTGGGGGCGGTTTGCGGTCCGGAGCCGTTGGGCCGCAAGGCCGGTCGGTGA
- a CDS encoding bifunctional metallophosphatase/5'-nucleotidase, with translation MPATAQPHQPRRRRRTSRLLVAAATVVTAGALAAAVLPASASAGGNDRGHGGHGHGHGHGQGRYQDVQLLSFNDLHGNLEPPAGSSGRVTEVQPDGTTKTIDAGGVEYLATHLREARKGNRYSITAAGGDMVGASPLLSGLFHDEPTVEALNKLDLDVTSVGNHEFDEGAKELARLQNGGCHPTEGCYTDKGFKGADYPYLAANVLDEKTGKPLLKPYWVWKQRGVKVGFIGVTLEGTPDIVSAEGVKGLKFKDEVETINKYAKELQRQGVKSIVALIHEGGFPASSSYNYDCDSPGAGDGISGPIVDIAKNITPQVDALVTGHTHNAYVCTIPDPAGNPRMVTSASSFGRLYTDTTLTYDRRTGDIARTSVKSANHVVTRDVPKAPDMTRLIGEWSTLAAPIGNRPIGYVSADINRDGTESPLGDLIADAQFAYGRAQDPETDLALMNPGGIRAPITYTASGAEGDGVVTYAEGFTVQPFANTVNLKDYTGAQLIQVLKEQVSGPNEAAPKILQVSSGLTYTLDLTRSGADRVVTDSIRLNGAAIDPTATYRVASNSFLAGGGDGFTTLGEGTNELVGADDLAAFEQYLTANSSATAPIAPPAADRITVVR, from the coding sequence ATGCCAGCCACAGCACAGCCGCACCAGCCGCGTCGCAGACGCCGTACCAGCCGTCTGCTCGTCGCCGCCGCCACCGTCGTCACCGCCGGGGCGCTCGCCGCGGCGGTGTTGCCGGCCTCGGCGAGCGCGGGTGGGAACGACCGCGGGCACGGCGGCCACGGGCACGGTCATGGTCACGGCCAGGGCCGCTACCAGGACGTCCAGCTGCTCTCCTTCAACGACCTGCACGGCAATCTGGAGCCGCCCGCCGGTTCCTCCGGCCGGGTCACCGAGGTCCAGCCGGACGGTACGACGAAGACGATCGACGCGGGCGGCGTGGAGTACCTGGCCACCCATCTGCGCGAGGCCCGCAAGGGCAACCGGTACTCCATCACCGCCGCGGGCGGCGACATGGTCGGTGCCTCCCCGCTCCTGTCCGGTCTCTTCCACGACGAGCCGACCGTCGAGGCGCTGAACAAGCTCGACCTGGACGTGACGAGCGTCGGCAACCACGAGTTCGACGAGGGCGCCAAGGAACTGGCCCGTCTCCAGAACGGCGGCTGCCACCCCACCGAAGGCTGCTACACGGACAAGGGGTTCAAGGGCGCCGACTACCCGTATCTGGCGGCGAACGTCCTGGACGAGAAGACCGGGAAGCCCCTCCTCAAGCCCTACTGGGTGTGGAAGCAGCGGGGCGTCAAGGTCGGCTTCATCGGCGTGACCCTGGAGGGCACCCCGGACATCGTCTCGGCGGAGGGCGTGAAGGGCCTGAAGTTCAAGGACGAGGTCGAGACGATCAACAAGTACGCCAAGGAGCTGCAGCGCCAGGGCGTGAAGTCGATCGTCGCGCTCATCCACGAGGGCGGCTTCCCCGCCTCGTCCTCCTACAACTACGACTGCGACTCCCCGGGCGCGGGCGACGGCATCTCCGGCCCGATCGTCGACATCGCCAAGAACATCACCCCGCAGGTCGACGCGCTGGTCACCGGCCACACCCACAACGCGTACGTCTGCACGATCCCCGACCCCGCGGGCAACCCCCGCATGGTCACCTCGGCCTCCTCCTTCGGCCGCCTGTACACGGACACCACGCTGACCTACGACCGCCGCACCGGTGACATCGCCCGTACCTCGGTGAAGTCGGCGAACCACGTGGTGACGCGGGACGTCCCGAAGGCGCCCGACATGACCCGGCTGATCGGCGAGTGGAGCACGCTGGCCGCCCCGATCGGCAACCGCCCCATCGGTTACGTCTCCGCCGACATCAACCGCGACGGCACCGAGTCCCCGCTGGGCGACCTGATCGCCGACGCGCAGTTCGCGTACGGCAGGGCGCAGGACCCGGAGACCGACCTGGCGCTGATGAACCCGGGCGGTATCCGGGCCCCGATCACCTACACGGCCTCCGGCGCCGAGGGCGACGGCGTCGTCACCTACGCCGAGGGCTTCACGGTCCAGCCCTTCGCCAACACGGTGAACCTCAAGGACTACACGGGCGCGCAGCTGATCCAGGTCCTCAAGGAGCAGGTGAGCGGCCCGAACGAGGCGGCCCCGAAGATCCTCCAGGTCTCCTCCGGCCTCACCTACACCCTGGACCTGACCAGGTCGGGCGCGGACCGCGTCGTCACGGACTCCATCCGGCTGAACGGTGCCGCGATCGACCCGACGGCCACCTACCGCGTCGCGTCCAACAGTTTCCTCGCGGGCGGCGGCGACGGCTTCACGACCCTGGGCGAGGGCACGAACGAACTCGTCGGCGCGGACGACCTGGCGGCCTTCGAGCAGTATCTGACGGCCAACTCCTCGGCGACCGCCCCGATCGCTCCGCCGGCGGCGGACCGGATCACGGTCGTGCGGTAG